The window TTGTCCGACTCGGGCAGGTCCCGGCCCAGGCTCAGCTGGATGTTTTTCGCGTCCAGCAGGTAGACGTTCTTCCCGCTGGAAAACAGCCGTCGCTCCAGGATCCGGCCCAGGCGGGCTTTCCCGGTGCCCTGCTCCCCGGTGAAGAGGATGAGGCCGGGGTTGTGTCCGCTCCGGCTGATCCGCTCGTTGAGCTTCACCTCTCCCTTTCGCCACAAAAACTCCCGAAGCCTTGCCTCCTCGCGGAACTCCCGCAGTTCATCCTCCAGGGGCTCCATGATGATCCCGCCCCCGCTGACATCGTACCCCTCCACGATGACGAACCGGCCGGTGGCCTCGATGTCCGAGTAGCGGTCAAAGGCTATTGGGTGTTTCGTCCGAATGGTGACCTCAGCAACTCCGTAGCGGGGGATCTCACCTGTGGAGCTGGTGGTACCCAGAGTCTCCGCGTCAATGGTGTTGTGGATGGTGACAACGTTCATCTCCATCTCCCGGGTGGCCAGGCGCAGGTAATAACTCTGACCCTCCTTCAGGGGGTTCATGCCCATCCAGAACACGTTGGCCCTGAACAGGGAGGACACATCCGGCGCGCCCTCGGCCAGGGAGGCGATCTCCCCCCGCTCGATGAAGATCTGTTCGTCCAGGGTAACCCCGGTAGACCAGCCCGCGGACACGGATTGCGGGGGGACGGAGACGTTAAAGGTCTCGATGGTCCGAACCACGGCGGTCTTGTTTGAAGGTGAGAACACCAGGCGGTCACCTATGCTCAGGGTACCAGCGGCGATGCGCCCGGCGATGATCCTGCGTTCATCAAACTTGTAGATGTCCTGGACCGGGAACCGCAGAGGCTGGTTAGCCGGAGGCGGGAGTATCTCAAACTTCTCCAGCGCCTCGAGAACAGTCGTGCCCTCGTACCACGGCATCTTCCCTGAGCGCTCGACGACATTGTCCCCCTCCCTGGCTGAAGCGGGGATAAAATACGTCGCGTGAATATCCAGTTCTCTCAGATAATCGCTGAACTGATCTTCTATCTTTCTAAATACGGATTCATCGTATTTGGAAAGATCCATCTTGTTGACCACCACCGCCACCTGGCGGATGCCCAGGAGGCTGAGCATGTATCCGTGCTGCCTGGACTGCTGGCGGATCCCCTCGGCGGCATCGATGACGAGGATCGCGGCGTCGGCCCGGGCCGCGCCGGATATCATGTTCTTTAAAAACTCCTTGTGACCCGGAGCGTCGATGATGATGTATTCCCGGTTCTTCCAGTTAAAGAAGGTCCGGGCCGTGTCGATAGTGATCCCCTGCTCCTGCTCCTCGATGAAGGCGTCGAACAGGAAGGCATATTCGAAGATCTTGCCCTGCTTTTCGCAGATATCCTTCACCTTCTCCACATGTCCATCGGGGATGGAGCCGGTGTCAGCATAGATCCTCCCCAGCAGGGTGGACTTGCCGTGGTCCACGTGGCCGACGAACACCACCTGGAAGTTCTCTTTGTGATCACTTTCCTGAGTCTGTGTGGGATTCTTTGTCGTTGTCATTACATGTACCCGTCTTTTCGGAGGATCTCCATGCCGCGGTTGGCATCCTGGGCCCGTCCCGACCTTTCGGGGATCTTGGTGGCCCTGAGTTCAGCGATGATCTCGGGAATGGTGGTGGCAGTGGAGTCGATCTTGCTGGTGCATGGAGCGCAGCCAAGGCTGCGGTACCGTTTCCCGTCGCCCTGGTCGAAATAAAGGTCTACAACTTTGACATGCTCCCTGTCGATATACTCCCAGACGTTGATCTCGGTCCAGTCAAGGAGGGGATGGACCCGGACGTGGGTTCCCGGGGCGAAGCGGGTCTTGAACTGGTCCCAAAGCTCCGGCGGCTGCTCCCTGAACTCCCAGTCGTTGTACTCGTCCCTGGCGGAGAAATACCTCTCCTTGGCCCGGGTGCCCTCTTCGTCGGCACGGACCCCTGCGATGATCCCCTCGTAGGCCCCTTCTTTCAGCGCTATTTCCAGCCCCTCCGTTTTGAGGGCTGTACAGCACTCGATGCGGCCCCGGTCAGGGTGCATCCCCTCGGCGAGGGCTTTATCGTTGGAGGCGACGACGAGCTTAAGGTTCAGTTCCTTTGCAAGGTTGTCTCTCCACTCGATCATCTCGGGGATCTTGTAGGTCGTGTCGATGTGGATCAGGGGAAAGGGAACGTGGCCGTAAAACGCCTTGCGTGCAAGCCACAGCAGGACCGTGGAGTCCTTCCCGATGGACCACAGCATGCCGAGGTTGCCGAAGTTCTTATAGGCCTCCCGGAGGATGTAGATGGATTGATTTTCCAGGCGTTCGAGATGATCCATTATTTCTCCTGTTGGTCGGTGTCCAGGTGTCAAGGTGTCTAAGTGTCAGCGTATCTAAGTATCCACGTATCTACGTGTCTAGGTAAATTCTTTGTCATTTGATTGATAAAATGTCTCTTCCTCTTTAACAAGCCACTGATCAGCTTGATTTGTCATTTTGACCAACTGTCCTATAATTCCCCTGTAATTGCTTTCGAGTTGAACCCGTTTCTCGCGATGCAAATAATTACACCGTTCTGCCATTTCCAGCCAGACAATCGTCTCGGCTGCTTCGCTGATTGAGTCGCTTAATTTGGCGACAAAGGCAGCTCTATATAGGCGCTTCATCCACGCCTCTGCTATATTGGAGCAAACTGAACTTGAGGAATGACGAATCTGACTCACCATTGAATACCTTTCCTCGGGTGGAAAGGCTTTAGTAGTTTTATATATATCCGCTGCCGCTTCAATAGCGTTTTTATAGACTTTTAATTCTGAAAAGTCCTGAACAAATTTTGTCATTTAATGGCACCAACCAGATGTGATAAATAAGGTAGTTACCTGGTTACGTAGACACGTAGATACCTGGTTACCTAGATACAGTATTTATAATTCCCGATGCCTGCAACAGCGCAATAACCCGATTAACACACTCCTCCACACCAAGTTCCTCCGTATCCAGGACAAGTTCCGGAGCAAGCGGTTCCTCATAGGGGCTGTCGATACCGGTGAAATCGCTGATCTTTCCCTCCCTCGCTTTAGCGTAAAGTCCTTTGGGGTCTCTCTTCTCACAAAGCTCCAGAGAGCACTTCGCGAAAACCTCGAAAAACTGGCCAGGCCGGAGAAGGGAACGCACCCGGTCCCTGTCCTCCCGGAAGGGGGAGATGAAGGCGGTGATGACAACGACTCCAGCATCCACGAACAGCTTTGTCACCTCGCCGATGCGGCGGATGTTCTCCTTGCGGTCCTCATGGGAAAAACCCAGATCGCCGTTGAGACCGTGCCGGATATTGTCCCCGTCCAGGACGTAGGTGTGAACGCCTCGCTCCATCAGGGCCCGCTCCACCTCGGCTGCGATGGTGGATTTCCCGGATCCGGACATACCTGTCAGCCAGATCACGCACGAGCCGTGACCGAAAGCTTTTTTACGGTCTGCTTTCGTGACGAGGCTGTCGTGAATTGTAAGGTTATGCTTACTCATAATTTAGGTTCCAGCTGTTCGTCATTTATTGAAAGAACTTGGGATGACTTAATTGTTGTCACTCCGGGCAAGGACCCGGAGTCCAGTCGATCCAGCCGTCACTCCGGACGAAGTGTAACGGAGGTCCGGAGTCCAGTCGTATTTATCACTACAGTCAAAGCAGCGATTCATAAAGATCTTTCCACTCAGGGTTGTGTTCCTCAATCAAATTAATCTTCCACTCTCTTTTCCACTTCTTAATTACTTTTTCACGTTTAATAGCTGCTGTCATGTCAATGTGCTGTTCATATCATACTAACAGGTGAACACTGTATCTTTTGGAAAACCCTTCAACCAGATCGTTTTTGTGCTCCCAGACTCTTTTTATGATGTCGGAGGTGACACTCAGGTACAAAGTGCCGTCTCTCTTGCTCGCAAGGAGATAAACGCAGGGCTGTTTTCCCAAGGTACAATCCTTATATTTGATTCCGGACAATCCCGCAATTGGCGTTGATTGAAAGGACCCGGAATGACAACAACGCCGTGTCACCGCCTGCCCTGAGCCTGGTCGAAGGGCGTCACCGAGTCTCCGCGTCCAATGGTTTATTCCTGCCACCTTGACACTTAGACACCGCCCTTCCCGGAATGACAACTATTCAAAAATGCCAAATCCGCGGAATAACAAACAGCGCCACGATCATAATAATGATGTTCAGCGGCAACCCTACCTTTACAAAATCACGGAACCGATAGCCGCCGGGTCCGTAGACGATCATGTTGGTCTGATACCCGAAGGGAGTCGAAAAGGCCGCCGACGCCCCCACGGCAACGGCGATGACGAAGGGCATGGGATCGGCGTTGACCTGGGTCGCGGCTGAGATCGCTATGGGAAACGCAAGGGCAGCCGCCGCATTATTGGTGATAACCTCCGTCAGCATGGATGTTACCAGATAGATGGCACCCAGAACACCAAGGGGGCCCATTACCTGAACGGCTCCAATAATGGATTGAGCGATGTAGGTTGCCGCGCCGGTCTTGTCCAGCGCCTTGCTGATGCCGAAGGCGCAGGCGATGACGATGAGAACGTTCATCTCGATGGATCTTCGGGCTTCGGTGGGAGTGACGGTTCGAGTCAGCAGCAGGACTGACGCGGCCAGAATAGCTGCCTTGAAGATGGAAAGAATGCCCAATCCCGCCAGGAGGATCATCCCTGCCAGACTGATAACGGCCACCGTGGATTTGAAACGGTCTACGACTGGAACGTCGGATACCTTGGAGAGCATGTAAAACTCCCTGGAACGGTTCCAGGTTTTGAGGAAATCGTCACCGCCCAGAATAAGAAGGGTGTCTCCCGGCTTCAGGACGATGTCGCCGATCTTCGCGCTGATCCGCACACCGTTGCGGTGAACGGCCAGGACGACGGCGTTGTAGCGGGCTCGAAAGTTTCCTTCCTTGATGGTCCGGCCAAGCATGGGGGATGCCCGTGAGACCACCGCTTCGATGATCCGCCCCTGTCCACTCTGTCTCAGGTCGTGGTAAAGGCGCGGTTCGTCCAGGGGAATGAGCTGGTCGATCTTCTGGAGCTGGAGAATGGAGTTAACGAGGCCGGTGAAGACAAGGCCGTCACCCAGCCGGATCCTGTCGGTGGGTTTGACCGGGCCGATGGATTCACCGCTGCGCACGATCTCCGCAAGAAATAGTCCCTGGAGGTTTCTTAACCCGGCCTCGGCCACCTTTTGATCGATCAGGGGACACCCTTCCCGAACCTCCATTGTCACCATATATTCCCGCCCGCTTTCCATGAGGTTCTCCACCGGGTCGCTGTGGTCAGGAAGCAGGCGGTGACCTATTAATACGAGGTAAAGGGTTCCCACAATAGCTATTGGCAGTCCCACCCAGGCCAGTTCGAAAAGGGTGAGGGAGCGATCCAGTTCCTGCTGGAGAAGGCCGTTGACCACCAGGTTCGTGGATGTGCCGATGAGGGTGCAGACCCCGCCAAAAATTGAAGCGTAGGACAGGGGGATCAGAAACTTGGAGGGAGACAATCCTCTCGCTTTGGCCCAGTCTCTTACTGCGGGTGTGAACATGGCCACAATGGGGGTGTTGTTGAGGAATGCTGACATGGCAGAAACCGGAATGGCCATGCGCAGAAGGGAGCGCCGGAGACCGTGCCCCTTCCCCATGACGCGTCCCGCGAACACCTCCAGGATGCCCGAAGATTGTGCCGCATAGGCAACGATGAAGAGGATCCCCACTGTGAGCATGCCCTGATTTGAAAAACCGATAAAAGCTTCCTGGGGGGTGAGTATGCCGGTGAGGAACAGTATTGCCAGGCTGACGAACAGGATAACATCGGGAGCCAGGACCTCTAACGCAAGGGCCACCAGCATTCCGAGAACGACTATTATGGTGAAAATGCCGGCTCCGGTCACTATCAGCTGCCCCTGGTTGTCTTCGAATTACCTTTGGCCACGACCCCATCTCTCTCCGCGGGGGAACAATAGACTGCCCAAAGGCAGACATCAGGTTGGTATATTACTGCTAATTGCCTTTGAATTGTAGCATTTTCCGGGATCAGTGGAGAACTTAAACAAAGTATCCAGGTATTGCAGTATCTAAGTAAAAATGATTCGCCTGCCACGGCGAAGTCCTGAGCTTACCGAAGGACGAAGACGGGTCACTCCGGGCCGACCAATAGTCCCCTTCCTTATTCTTCCTCCCCCTATTGAGGGGGGAGGATTGAGGTGGGGGTGAAAGAGAAGGACCCGGAGTCCAGTCGTATCTATCATGACAACGCCACCCGTCTTTGCTTTGGGGCGTCGCATTCAGCTTCCGTCGTCGCCTACGGCTGTGACGTGACACGATACCCTCACAAGCCGAACTACGCCGCGGCAAGCTGGATTCCGGACAACCCCGCCGTGGGCGTGCTTTCCGGAATGACTACAACGCCGCGTCACCTCGCCTCATTATTTACCTGACTTCCAAGAATTATTGACATACAAGACATGAATAGGCTAGAAAGTATGGGTTTGTAAAAGGGTATTCGGTGAGCCGAACTGACAAGGAGGGGAGCATTGTCTGTAAGAACATCCATCAATTTAGTTGTCATGTCGATCGTCATTGTTTCCATGGTGGTTCTGACCGGTTGCGCAACGACCACTACCACCACTACAACTGAACTGACTGAAGCCACGCAGTATCCCAAGGCGCCAGATCCCGGGTTTACTCACATGGACGGGTCCACTACCACCCTTGCGGACTATGAGGGTAAATCGGTGTTGGTCGTGAATTTCTGGGGCCTGAGGTGCCAGAACTGCATTGAGGAGATGCCCTTCCTTGAAAGGCTATATAACAAGTATGGAAGTAAAGGGCTGGTGATCCTGGGGGTGAACACAGACGGTGTTGATGAAAAACTTCTCCCCAAGTTCATGCCCCAGCTTCCAGTCAAGGTCAGTTATCCTATTGTCGTAGATCCGGCATTTGCCCTCGCGGACGCTTATCAGATGATGGCGGCACCACTGACCATCCTCATCGCCAAGGATGGGACAGTGAGGTTTCGCCATGAGGGGTACGAGCCGGACATTGAGGGCGAGTACATCAGTATCATAGAAAAACTGCTTTCAGAGTAGCCTGGAAAGCCTGAAGGAGTAATTGCCTCCAGGCTTTTATTTTGTCTGAGTTTTTTTAGATTC of the bacterium genome contains:
- a CDS encoding GTP-binding protein is translated as MTTTKNPTQTQESDHKENFQVVFVGHVDHGKSTLLGRIYADTGSIPDGHVEKVKDICEKQGKIFEYAFLFDAFIEEQEQGITIDTARTFFNWKNREYIIIDAPGHKEFLKNMISGAARADAAILVIDAAEGIRQQSRQHGYMLSLLGIRQVAVVVNKMDLSKYDESVFRKIEDQFSDYLRELDIHATYFIPASAREGDNVVERSGKMPWYEGTTVLEALEKFEILPPPANQPLRFPVQDIYKFDERRIIAGRIAAGTLSIGDRLVFSPSNKTAVVRTIETFNVSVPPQSVSAGWSTGVTLDEQIFIERGEIASLAEGAPDVSSLFRANVFWMGMNPLKEGQSYYLRLATREMEMNVVTIHNTIDAETLGTTSSTGEIPRYGVAEVTIRTKHPIAFDRYSDIEATGRFVIVEGYDVSGGGIIMEPLEDELREFREEARLREFLWRKGEVKLNERISRSGHNPGLILFTGEQGTGKARLGRILERRLFSSGKNVYLLDAKNIQLSLGRDLPESDKMELVRRFSEVTQILLRSGQIVVSTTNTFALADHQPIRELVHPHNVVTVHMAFEKGELPENTDLSFLESDDLEEAAKVIVKEMEEKGILF
- a CDS encoding sulfate adenylyltransferase subunit 2, producing the protein MDHLERLENQSIYILREAYKNFGNLGMLWSIGKDSTVLLWLARKAFYGHVPFPLIHIDTTYKIPEMIEWRDNLAKELNLKLVVASNDKALAEGMHPDRGRIECCTALKTEGLEIALKEGAYEGIIAGVRADEEGTRAKERYFSARDEYNDWEFREQPPELWDQFKTRFAPGTHVRVHPLLDWTEINVWEYIDREHVKVVDLYFDQGDGKRYRSLGCAPCTSKIDSTATTIPEIIAELRATKIPERSGRAQDANRGMEILRKDGYM
- a CDS encoding four helix bundle protein → MTKFVQDFSELKVYKNAIEAAADIYKTTKAFPPEERYSMVSQIRHSSSSVCSNIAEAWMKRLYRAAFVAKLSDSISEAAETIVWLEMAERCNYLHREKRVQLESNYRGIIGQLVKMTNQADQWLVKEEETFYQSNDKEFT
- the cysC gene encoding adenylyl-sulfate kinase, which codes for MSKHNLTIHDSLVTKADRKKAFGHGSCVIWLTGMSGSGKSTIAAEVERALMERGVHTYVLDGDNIRHGLNGDLGFSHEDRKENIRRIGEVTKLFVDAGVVVITAFISPFREDRDRVRSLLRPGQFFEVFAKCSLELCEKRDPKGLYAKAREGKISDFTGIDSPYEEPLAPELVLDTEELGVEECVNRVIALLQASGIINTVSR
- a CDS encoding SLC13 family permease translates to MTGAGIFTIIVVLGMLVALALEVLAPDVILFVSLAILFLTGILTPQEAFIGFSNQGMLTVGILFIVAYAAQSSGILEVFAGRVMGKGHGLRRSLLRMAIPVSAMSAFLNNTPIVAMFTPAVRDWAKARGLSPSKFLIPLSYASIFGGVCTLIGTSTNLVVNGLLQQELDRSLTLFELAWVGLPIAIVGTLYLVLIGHRLLPDHSDPVENLMESGREYMVTMEVREGCPLIDQKVAEAGLRNLQGLFLAEIVRSGESIGPVKPTDRIRLGDGLVFTGLVNSILQLQKIDQLIPLDEPRLYHDLRQSGQGRIIEAVVSRASPMLGRTIKEGNFRARYNAVVLAVHRNGVRISAKIGDIVLKPGDTLLILGGDDFLKTWNRSREFYMLSKVSDVPVVDRFKSTVAVISLAGMILLAGLGILSIFKAAILAASVLLLTRTVTPTEARRSIEMNVLIVIACAFGISKALDKTGAATYIAQSIIGAVQVMGPLGVLGAIYLVTSMLTEVITNNAAAALAFPIAISAATQVNADPMPFVIAVAVGASAAFSTPFGYQTNMIVYGPGGYRFRDFVKVGLPLNIIIMIVALFVIPRIWHF
- a CDS encoding TlpA disulfide reductase family protein → MSVRTSINLVVMSIVIVSMVVLTGCATTTTTTTTELTEATQYPKAPDPGFTHMDGSTTTLADYEGKSVLVVNFWGLRCQNCIEEMPFLERLYNKYGSKGLVILGVNTDGVDEKLLPKFMPQLPVKVSYPIVVDPAFALADAYQMMAAPLTILIAKDGTVRFRHEGYEPDIEGEYISIIEKLLSE